The following are from one region of the Streptomyces rubrogriseus genome:
- the ftsW gene encoding putative lipid II flippase FtsW codes for MPGSPQSRTGRPPVQRTVKRPAAPGPPHDNGVLRLYHRLRRAWDRPLTAYYLIFGGSLLITVLGLVMVYSASQITALQLSLPGSYFFRKQALAALIGAGLLVAAMKMPVKLHRALAYPILAGAVFLMILVQVPGIGVAVNGNQNWISLGGSFQIQPSEFGKLALVLWGADLLARKHDKKLLTQWKHMLVPLVPAAFMLLGLIMIGGDMGTAIILTAILFGLLWLAGAPTRLFAGVLSIALLLGFILIKTSANRMARLNCLGATDPGPGDSCWQAVHGIYALASGGLFGSGLGASVEKWGQLPEAHTDFIFAVTGEELGLAGTLSVLALFAALGYAGIRVAGRTEDPFVRYAAGGVTTWITAQAVINIGAVLGLLPIAGVPLPLFSYGGSALLPTMFAIGLLIAFARDEPGARAALALRQPRFGRKRGAGGPAAKRSPGSWNTMRRRASAARSSGER; via the coding sequence ATGCCCGGTAGTCCCCAGAGCCGCACCGGACGTCCGCCCGTGCAGCGGACCGTCAAGCGGCCCGCCGCACCCGGGCCGCCGCACGACAACGGCGTGCTCCGCCTCTACCACCGGCTGCGCCGCGCCTGGGACCGGCCGCTGACCGCGTACTACCTGATCTTCGGCGGCAGTCTGCTGATCACCGTGCTCGGCCTGGTGATGGTCTACTCGGCGTCCCAGATCACCGCACTCCAGCTGTCGCTGCCCGGCTCGTACTTCTTCCGCAAGCAGGCCCTCGCCGCGCTCATCGGCGCCGGTCTCCTGGTCGCCGCGATGAAGATGCCGGTCAAGCTGCACCGGGCGCTGGCCTATCCGATCCTCGCCGGTGCCGTCTTCCTGATGATCCTGGTCCAGGTGCCCGGGATAGGAGTCGCGGTCAACGGCAACCAGAACTGGATCTCGCTGGGCGGCTCCTTCCAGATCCAGCCCAGCGAGTTCGGCAAGCTGGCCCTGGTGCTGTGGGGCGCGGACCTGCTGGCCCGCAAGCACGACAAGAAGCTGCTGACCCAGTGGAAGCACATGCTGGTACCGCTGGTGCCCGCCGCGTTCATGCTGCTCGGGCTGATCATGATCGGCGGCGACATGGGCACCGCGATCATCCTCACGGCGATCCTGTTCGGCCTGCTCTGGCTGGCCGGCGCGCCCACCCGGCTGTTCGCGGGCGTGCTCTCGATCGCCCTGCTGCTCGGCTTCATCCTCATCAAGACCAGCGCGAACCGGATGGCCCGGCTCAACTGCCTCGGCGCCACCGACCCGGGCCCCGGCGACTCCTGCTGGCAGGCCGTGCACGGCATCTACGCCCTGGCCTCCGGCGGACTGTTCGGTTCCGGGCTCGGTGCCAGTGTGGAGAAATGGGGCCAACTCCCCGAAGCACACACCGACTTCATCTTCGCCGTCACCGGTGAGGAACTGGGCCTGGCGGGGACGCTGTCGGTGCTCGCCCTGTTCGCGGCTCTAGGCTATGCGGGTATCCGCGTGGCCGGACGCACGGAGGACCCCTTCGTGAGGTATGCCGCGGGAGGCGTGACCACCTGGATCACGGCCCAGGCCGTGATCAACATCGGTGCGGTCCTCGGGCTGCTGCCGATCGCCGGTGTCCCGCTCCCGCTGTTCTCCTACGGGGGTTCCGCCCTGCTGCCGACCATGTTCGCCATCGGTCTGCTGATCGCCTTCGCGCGTGACGAACCCGGTGCGCGGGCGGCGCTTGCGCTGCGGCAACCTCGCTTTGGTAGAAAGCGGGGAGCCGGGGGACCCGCGGCCAAGCGGAGCCCCGGGAGTTGGAACACGATGCGACGGCGCGCCTCGGCGGCGCGTTCGTCCGGAGAGCGGTGA
- the murG gene encoding undecaprenyldiphospho-muramoylpentapeptide beta-N-acetylglucosaminyltransferase produces MHVVLAGGGTAGHIEPALALADALRRQDPTVGITALGTERGLETRLVPERGYELALIPAVPLPRKPTPELITVPGRLRGTIKATEQILERTKADAVAGFGGYVALPAYLAAKRLGVPIVVHEANARPGLANKIGSRYAAQVAVSTPDSKLRNSRYIGIPLRRSIATLDRAAARPEARAMFGLDPNLPTLLVTGGSQGARRLNEVIQQVAPWLQQAGIQILHAVGPKNELPQVHQMPGMPPYIPVSYLDRMDLAYAAADMMLCRAGAMTVAELSAVGLPAAYVPLPIGNGEQRLNAQPVVKAGGGLLVDDAELTPEWLQQNVLPVLANPHRLYEMSRAAAEFGRRDADDLLVGMVYEAIAARARR; encoded by the coding sequence GTGCATGTCGTACTCGCCGGCGGAGGAACCGCGGGCCACATCGAGCCCGCGCTCGCCCTCGCGGACGCCCTGCGCAGGCAGGATCCGACCGTGGGGATCACGGCCCTGGGCACGGAACGCGGCCTGGAGACCCGCCTGGTGCCCGAGCGGGGTTACGAGCTGGCGCTGATCCCGGCCGTACCGCTGCCGCGCAAGCCCACCCCCGAGCTGATCACCGTCCCGGGCCGGCTGCGCGGGACGATCAAGGCGACCGAGCAGATCCTGGAGCGCACCAAGGCGGACGCGGTGGCAGGCTTCGGCGGCTACGTGGCGCTGCCCGCCTACCTCGCGGCCAAACGGCTCGGCGTGCCGATCGTCGTGCACGAGGCCAACGCCCGTCCCGGCCTGGCCAACAAGATCGGCTCGCGCTACGCCGCCCAGGTCGCCGTCTCCACTCCCGACAGCAAGCTGCGCAACTCCCGCTACATCGGCATCCCGCTGCGCCGCTCCATCGCCACCCTCGACCGGGCCGCCGCCCGTCCCGAGGCCCGCGCGATGTTCGGTCTCGACCCCAACCTGCCGACGCTGCTGGTCACCGGCGGCTCGCAGGGCGCCCGCCGCCTCAACGAGGTCATCCAGCAGGTCGCGCCCTGGCTCCAGCAGGCCGGCATCCAGATCCTGCACGCGGTCGGACCCAAGAACGAACTGCCGCAGGTCCACCAGATGCCGGGAATGCCCCCGTACATCCCGGTAAGTTATCTGGACCGGATGGACCTCGCGTACGCCGCCGCCGACATGATGCTCTGCCGTGCGGGCGCGATGACCGTCGCCGAACTCTCCGCCGTCGGGCTTCCGGCCGCCTACGTCCCGCTGCCCATCGGCAACGGCGAACAGCGGCTCAACGCCCAGCCGGTGGTCAAGGCCGGCGGCGGACTGCTGGTCGACGACGCGGAACTCACGCCGGAGTGGCTCCAGCAGAACGTCCTGCCCGTGCTCGCCAACCCGCACCGGCTGTACGAGATGTCCCGCGCCGCCGCCGAGTTCGGCCGCCGGGACGCCGACGACCTCCTCGTCGGCATGGTGTACGAGGCGATCGCCGCCCGTGCGCGCCGCTAG
- the ftsQ gene encoding cell division protein FtsQ: protein MAGPTTAERGARQQESSGPPRVRRFRPPRVRTIIILAVALVLVAGGTVWVLYGSNWTRLERVSVSGTSVLTPAQVREAADVPVGDPLVSVDTEAVEARLRRKLPRIDEVDVERSWPHGIGLKVTERTPVLIVQKGRNFVEVDDEGVRFATVSKAPKGVPTLELEPARSGSAAASLRRFDDDRLVREAVRAAGRLPDKVARDTRVVKVRSYDDISLELSGGRTVSWGSGEQGVQKARALTALMKATPDARHFDVSVATAPASSGS, encoded by the coding sequence GTGGCCGGACCGACCACCGCCGAGCGCGGTGCACGCCAGCAGGAGTCGTCCGGCCCGCCCCGGGTACGCCGGTTCCGCCCGCCCCGTGTTCGTACGATCATCATCCTCGCCGTCGCCCTGGTGCTCGTCGCGGGCGGAACCGTCTGGGTGCTCTACGGCTCGAACTGGACACGTCTGGAACGGGTGTCGGTCTCGGGAACGAGTGTCCTGACGCCCGCGCAGGTGCGCGAGGCCGCCGACGTGCCGGTCGGGGACCCGCTGGTCTCGGTCGACACGGAGGCGGTCGAGGCCCGGCTGCGCCGGAAATTGCCCCGCATTGACGAGGTCGACGTGGAGCGTTCCTGGCCGCACGGAATCGGACTGAAAGTGACGGAGCGTACTCCGGTCCTGATTGTGCAAAAGGGCCGAAACTTCGTGGAAGTGGACGATGAAGGCGTCCGTTTCGCCACGGTTTCCAAGGCCCCGAAAGGCGTGCCCACGCTGGAATTGGAACCGGCACGTTCCGGTTCCGCCGCGGCGAGCCTGCGCCGCTTCGACGACGACCGCCTGGTGCGCGAGGCGGTGCGGGCGGCCGGCCGGCTCCCGGACAAGGTCGCCCGGGACACACGGGTCGTCAAGGTCCGTTCCTACGACGACATCTCGCTGGAGTTGAGCGGCGGGCGGACCGTGTCGTGGGGGAGCGGTGAGCAGGGTGTGCAGAAGGCCCGCGCGCTCACCGCGCTCATGAAAGCGACGCCCGACGCGCGGCACTTCGACGTGAGTGTTGCCACCGCCCCGGCGTCATCCGGGAGTTGA
- the ftsZ gene encoding cell division protein FtsZ: MAAPQNYLAVIKVIGVGGGGVNAINRMIEVGLKGVEFIAINTDAQALLMSDADVKLDVGRELTRGLGAGANPAVGRKAAEDHREEIEEVLKGADMVFVTAGEGGGTGTGGAPVVANIARSLGALTIGVVTRPFTFEGRRRANQAEDGIAELREEVDTLIVIPNDRLLSISDRQVSVLDAFKSADQVLLSGVQGITDLITTPGLINLDFADVKSVMSEAGSALMGIGSARGDDRAVAAAEMAISSPLLEASIDGARGVLLSISGGSDLGLFEINEAAQLVSEAAHPEANIIFGAVIDDALGDEVRVTVIAAGFDGGQPPSKRDNVLGSSSAKREEPTPARPSESRPSFGSLGSVKPKEEPEQAPAPEPVADLPVSPPPVPPSRTYSDSAAEELDVPDFLK, translated from the coding sequence GTGGCAGCACCGCAGAACTACCTCGCAGTCATCAAAGTCATCGGTGTCGGCGGCGGTGGTGTCAATGCCATCAACCGGATGATCGAGGTCGGTCTCAAGGGCGTCGAGTTCATCGCCATCAACACCGACGCGCAGGCGCTGTTGATGAGCGACGCCGACGTCAAGCTCGACGTCGGCCGCGAACTCACCCGCGGACTCGGCGCCGGAGCCAACCCGGCCGTCGGCCGCAAGGCCGCCGAGGACCACCGCGAGGAGATCGAGGAGGTCCTCAAGGGGGCCGACATGGTCTTCGTGACAGCCGGTGAAGGCGGCGGCACCGGCACCGGCGGCGCGCCCGTCGTGGCCAACATCGCCCGCTCGCTGGGCGCCCTCACCATCGGCGTGGTCACCCGCCCGTTCACCTTCGAGGGACGGCGCCGGGCCAACCAGGCCGAGGACGGCATCGCGGAACTCCGCGAAGAGGTCGACACCCTCATCGTCATCCCCAACGACCGGCTGCTGTCCATCTCGGACCGCCAGGTCAGCGTGCTCGACGCGTTCAAGTCCGCCGACCAGGTGCTGCTCTCCGGTGTGCAGGGCATCACCGACCTCATCACCACCCCCGGCCTGATCAACCTGGACTTCGCCGACGTGAAGTCGGTCATGTCCGAGGCGGGTTCGGCCCTCATGGGCATCGGCTCCGCCCGCGGCGACGACCGCGCGGTGGCCGCCGCCGAGATGGCGATCTCCTCGCCGCTGCTCGAGGCGTCCATCGACGGCGCCCGGGGCGTGCTGCTCTCCATCTCCGGCGGCTCCGACCTCGGCCTGTTCGAGATCAACGAGGCCGCCCAGCTGGTCAGCGAGGCCGCCCACCCCGAGGCCAACATCATCTTCGGCGCGGTCATCGACGACGCCCTCGGCGACGAGGTGCGGGTCACCGTGATCGCGGCCGGCTTCGACGGGGGGCAGCCGCCGTCCAAGCGGGACAACGTCCTCGGGTCCTCCTCGGCCAAGCGCGAGGAGCCCACCCCGGCCCGGCCGTCCGAGAGCCGGCCGTCCTTCGGCTCGCTCGGCAGCGTCAAGCCCAAGGAGGAGCCGGAGCAGGCGCCCGCGCCGGAGCCGGTCGCCGACCTGCCGGTCTCCCCGCCGCCGGTTCCGCCGTCGCGGACCTACTCGGACAGCGCGGCCGAGGAACTGGACGTGCCGGACTTCCTGAAGTGA
- the pgeF gene encoding peptidoglycan editing factor PgeF produces MIGQRDTVNGAHFGFTDRWGGVSAVPYEELNLGGAVGDDPGAVTANRELAAKSLGVDPARVVWMNQVHGADVAVVDAPWGDRPVPRVDAVVTAERGLALAVLTADCVPVLLADPVSGVVAAAHAGRPGLVAGVVPAAVRAMAELGADPARIVARTGPAVCGRCYEVPEEMRAEVAAVEPAAYAETGWGTPALDVSAGVHAQLERLGVHDRAQSPVCTRESADHFSYRRDRTTGRLAGYVWLD; encoded by the coding sequence GTGATAGGACAGCGCGACACCGTGAACGGCGCGCACTTCGGCTTCACCGACAGGTGGGGCGGAGTGAGCGCCGTTCCGTACGAGGAGCTCAACCTCGGCGGCGCGGTCGGCGACGACCCCGGCGCCGTCACGGCCAACCGGGAGCTGGCGGCCAAGTCGCTGGGCGTCGACCCGGCCCGGGTGGTCTGGATGAACCAGGTGCACGGGGCCGACGTCGCCGTGGTCGACGCGCCCTGGGGGGACCGCCCGGTCCCGCGGGTCGACGCCGTCGTCACCGCCGAGCGCGGTCTCGCCCTCGCCGTCCTCACCGCCGACTGCGTGCCGGTCCTGCTCGCCGACCCGGTCTCCGGCGTCGTCGCCGCGGCGCACGCGGGCCGGCCGGGCCTGGTCGCCGGGGTCGTCCCCGCGGCCGTACGGGCCATGGCCGAACTCGGCGCGGACCCCGCCAGGATCGTCGCCCGCACCGGGCCCGCCGTGTGCGGCCGGTGCTACGAGGTGCCCGAGGAGATGCGCGCCGAGGTGGCCGCCGTCGAGCCGGCCGCGTACGCCGAGACCGGTTGGGGCACCCCGGCCCTCGACGTGAGCGCCGGAGTGCACGCTCAGCTCGAGCGCCTCGGGGTGCACGACCGGGCGCAGTCGCCGGTGTGCACCCGGGAGTCGGCGGACCACTTCTCGTACCGACGCGACCGCACCACCGGGCGGCTCGCGGGCTATGTGTGGCTGGACTGA
- a CDS encoding YggS family pyridoxal phosphate-dependent enzyme, giving the protein MTDRKHELAANLAKVEQRITDACAAAGRPREDVTLIVVTKTYPADDVRILSELGVRHVAENRDQDAAPKAAACSDLPLSWHFVGQLQTNKVRSVVGYADVVQSVDRARLVTALSKEAVRAGREVGCLLQVALDAEEGGRGERGGVPPAGIEELADLVAGSEGLRLDGLMTVAPLTGEYAGRQQAAFEHLMDLSTRVRRTHPAANMVSAGMSADLEQAVAAGATHVRVGTAVLGVRPRLG; this is encoded by the coding sequence ATGACGGACCGTAAGCACGAACTCGCCGCGAACCTGGCGAAAGTGGAACAGCGCATCACCGACGCGTGCGCGGCCGCGGGCCGCCCGCGGGAGGACGTGACCCTCATCGTGGTCACCAAGACCTACCCGGCGGACGATGTGCGCATTCTCTCGGAACTCGGGGTGCGCCACGTCGCGGAGAACCGCGACCAGGACGCGGCGCCCAAGGCCGCCGCCTGCTCGGATCTGCCGCTTTCGTGGCATTTCGTCGGACAGTTGCAGACCAACAAAGTGCGGTCCGTGGTCGGTTACGCGGATGTCGTGCAGTCCGTCGACCGGGCCCGGCTGGTCACGGCGCTGTCGAAGGAGGCCGTACGGGCCGGACGCGAAGTGGGCTGTCTCCTCCAGGTGGCTCTCGACGCGGAGGAGGGCGGGCGTGGGGAGCGCGGCGGCGTCCCGCCCGCCGGAATCGAAGAGTTGGCCGACCTGGTCGCCGGATCGGAGGGGCTGCGCCTCGACGGACTGATGACCGTGGCCCCGCTCACCGGCGAGTACGCCGGACGCCAACAGGCGGCGTTCGAGCACCTCATGGATTTGTCGACCCGCGTGCGCCGGACCCATCCGGCTGCCAACATGGTCTCCGCGGGGATGAGTGCGGACCTCGAGCAGGCCGTGGCCGCCGGAGCGACACATGTACGCGTCGGCACTGCGGTACTCGGAGTCCGACCCAGGCTCGGGTAA
- a CDS encoding cell division protein SepF, translating to MAGAMRKMAVYLGLVEDDGYDGRGFDPDDDFEPELDPEPERDHRRHEPAHQSHGAHQSQRDEEVRVVQPPAQREPMPRSASLAAESSRPARIAPVASITQERASLEKSAPVIMPKVVSEREPYRITTLHPRTYNEARTIGEHFREGTPVIMNLTEMDDTDAKRLVDFAAGLVFGLHGSIERVTQKVFLLSPANVDVTAEDKARIAEGGFFNQS from the coding sequence ATGGCCGGCGCGATGCGCAAGATGGCGGTCTACCTCGGCCTCGTGGAGGACGATGGGTACGACGGCCGGGGGTTCGACCCCGACGACGACTTCGAACCCGAACTGGACCCGGAACCCGAGCGGGATCACCGGCGCCACGAACCGGCGCACCAGTCACATGGTGCGCATCAGTCCCAAAGGGACGAAGAGGTACGAGTCGTACAACCGCCCGCGCAGCGCGAGCCGATGCCCCGTTCCGCTTCGCTCGCGGCGGAATCGAGCCGTCCGGCGCGCATCGCGCCCGTGGCGTCCATCACACAAGAACGCGCAAGCCTGGAAAAGAGCGCACCGGTCATCATGCCCAAGGTCGTGTCCGAACGAGAGCCCTACCGGATCACCACGCTTCACCCCCGGACCTACAACGAGGCCCGTACCATCGGGGAACACTTCCGTGAGGGCACTCCGGTGATCATGAATCTCACTGAGATGGATGACACAGATGCGAAGCGACTTGTCGACTTTGCGGCCGGTTTGGTGTTTGGTCTTCACGGCAGTATCGAGCGGGTGACGCAGAAGGTGTTCCTGCTGTCTCCTGCTAACGTCGATGTCACGGCGGAGGACAAGGCCCGTATCGCAGAGGGCGGGTTCTTCAACCAGAGCTGA
- a CDS encoding YggT family protein yields the protein MSVVLDVVYIALMCFLIVLIFRLVMDYVFQFARSWQPGKAMVVVLEATYTVTDPPLKLLRRFIPPLRLGGVALDLSFFVLMIIVYILISIVSQL from the coding sequence ATGAGCGTGGTCCTGGATGTCGTCTACATCGCGCTGATGTGCTTCCTCATCGTGCTCATCTTCCGGTTGGTCATGGACTACGTGTTCCAGTTCGCCCGCTCGTGGCAACCCGGCAAGGCGATGGTGGTCGTTCTGGAGGCCACCTACACTGTCACCGATCCACCGTTGAAGCTTCTGCGGCGGTTCATCCCGCCGCTGCGTCTCGGGGGCGTGGCGCTCGACCTGTCCTTCTTCGTACTGATGATCATCGTCTACATCCTGATCTCGATCGTGAGCCAGCTGTGA
- the divIVA gene encoding apical growth/hyphal branching protein DivIVA: MPLTPEDVRNKQFTTVRLREGYDEDEVDAFLDEVEAELTRLLRENEDLRAKLAAATRAAAQNQQNMRKPPEPPQDQQHQQGPPQHQQGPPQQGGMPQQGMRGPGAPVPAGISGPPQQQMGGPMGGPPQLPSGAPQLPAGPGGQGGPQGPGPMGQGPGPMGQGPGPMQGQMGPGPMGGPMGGPQGPGGPGGPGMPGQGGPGGDSAARVLSLAQQTADQAIAEARSEANKIVGEARSRAEGLERDARAKADALERDAQEKHRVAMGSLESARATLERKVEDLRGFEREYRTRLKSYLESQLRQLETQADDSLAPPRTPATASLPPSPAPSMAPAGASAPSYGGNQSMGSGPGQSGPSYGGQQQMSPAMTQPMAPVRPQGPSPMGQAPSPMRGFLIDEDDN; the protein is encoded by the coding sequence ATGCCGTTGACCCCCGAGGACGTGCGGAACAAGCAGTTCACGACCGTCCGCCTCCGAGAAGGCTATGACGAGGACGAGGTCGATGCCTTCCTCGACGAGGTCGAAGCCGAACTGACCCGACTGCTCCGCGAGAACGAGGACCTGCGCGCCAAGCTGGCCGCGGCCACGCGTGCGGCCGCGCAGAACCAGCAGAACATGCGCAAGCCTCCGGAACCTCCGCAGGATCAGCAGCACCAGCAGGGTCCGCCGCAGCACCAGCAGGGCCCGCCGCAGCAGGGCGGTATGCCCCAGCAGGGCATGCGAGGTCCCGGCGCTCCGGTGCCCGCCGGCATATCGGGCCCGCCGCAGCAGCAGATGGGTGGCCCCATGGGTGGTCCGCCCCAGCTGCCGAGCGGTGCCCCGCAGCTGCCCGCCGGCCCCGGCGGACAGGGTGGCCCGCAGGGTCCCGGCCCGATGGGTCAGGGTCCGGGGCCGATGGGCCAGGGCCCGGGTCCGATGCAGGGCCAGATGGGTCCCGGTCCGATGGGCGGCCCCATGGGCGGTCCGCAGGGCCCCGGTGGCCCTGGTGGTCCCGGCATGCCCGGTCAGGGCGGCCCCGGCGGCGACAGCGCCGCGCGCGTGCTGTCGCTGGCTCAGCAGACCGCCGACCAGGCGATCGCCGAGGCCCGTTCCGAGGCCAACAAGATCGTCGGCGAGGCCCGTTCGCGTGCCGAGGGTCTGGAGCGGGACGCCCGTGCCAAGGCGGACGCCCTGGAGCGGGACGCGCAGGAGAAGCACCGCGTCGCGATGGGCTCCCTGGAGTCCGCCCGCGCCACGCTGGAGCGCAAGGTCGAGGACCTGCGGGGCTTCGAGCGCGAGTACCGGACGCGACTGAAGTCGTACCTGGAGTCGCAGCTGCGCCAGTTGGAGACCCAGGCCGACGACTCGCTCGCCCCGCCGCGGACGCCCGCGACCGCCTCTCTGCCGCCGTCCCCGGCGCCCTCGATGGCACCGGCCGGCGCGAGCGCTCCGTCCTACGGCGGCAACCAATCGATGGGCAGCGGCCCGGGCCAGTCCGGTCCGTCCTACGGCGGCCAGCAGCAGATGTCGCCCGCGATGACCCAGCCGATGGCACCGGTGCGGCCGCAGGGGCCGTCGCCGATGGGGCAGGCGCCCTCGCCGATGCGCGGGTTCCTGATCGACGAGGACGACAACTGA